In Candidatus Defluviibacterium haderslevense, the following are encoded in one genomic region:
- a CDS encoding single-stranded DNA-binding protein gives MNSLRNSVQLIGHLGKDPEIITLEKGKKLARVSIATNESYTSSNGEKVKNTSWHNVVAWDNKAEFMDKFLKKGNEVALKGRLAHRSYEDKTGVTKYISEIIVNEIVKLGKDA, from the coding sequence ATGAACTCTTTAAGAAATTCAGTACAACTCATTGGACACTTAGGTAAGGATCCAGAAATAATAACCCTTGAGAAAGGTAAAAAATTAGCGCGGGTATCTATTGCAACAAATGAATCCTACACTTCGTCAAATGGCGAAAAAGTAAAAAACACTTCCTGGCACAATGTAGTGGCATGGGATAATAAAGCTGAATTCATGGACAAGTTCTTGAAGAAAGGAAACGAAGTAGCTCTCAAAGGTCGTTTGGCTCATCGCAGTTACGAAGACAAAACAGGAGTAACTAAATACATATCTGAGATTATCGTCAACGAAATCGTTAAGTTGGGCAAAGACGCTTAG
- a CDS encoding OmpA family protein, translated as MKYYLFCSIVILTSIGLSFSESNAQDLIPNGNFEEHSKYKIDERIKDPYYPWTIHLLSHWKNNSWQVTYCNDSIGTTISKKDYNTIGKNDQCKPSEGNGMVQFLYQNHLPRSSDRFIGGQNWGWGAYLTNLLTNPMKIGSIYKFSMKVYLQKNAQNPINLESHIGVYFSLDPPEEIKNDLMRVPKFFYDTVKVNEWTEIVFYLKAQCPLKYVTIGAFKDDRFPQKHNIKNFSHDDYPYYYIDEVSLIELDSNAKLDSIEVTPFCKYYKEFAKRNISESKWTFHFESNKKELSNDDHHKLDAIFQDNPLNATYCYLINGHTDNSGNENELLSQDRAMSVKYYLMDKFQIPEFNLFINAYGSNKPISDNNTNVGRKANRRVELVRLNLDVSSAIYRKALMSLNQNDIPTAVSYFNKWLISVNDERAILFLFDPHLEKLKYHSSYQDILKKIKKKYSIYNKSDEAFYLDSIYCLDQKYRTLCFDLKENIGYVENDDTLYKCSYNLKLDYFETYDAQVKKLVFPKGNQDTNFPKIRDVGSRAVQGLINILSHSNDTLFIEKYLPLIEQNCMIGESYWHNYALLYDKVLMLKNLPQLYGTQYTFIDKEKRKLKLYPVLDLDETNRLRSNFGMGIINNADEIYYLREVKE; from the coding sequence ATGAAATATTATTTGTTTTGTTCAATCGTTATTTTAACCTCAATAGGACTGAGTTTTTCCGAATCGAATGCCCAAGATTTAATCCCTAATGGGAATTTTGAAGAACATTCAAAGTATAAAATTGATGAAAGAATAAAAGATCCATACTATCCTTGGACGATTCACTTATTAAGTCATTGGAAAAATAACTCATGGCAAGTTACTTATTGTAATGATTCAATAGGCACAACAATAAGTAAAAAAGATTACAATACAATAGGCAAAAATGACCAATGCAAACCTAGCGAGGGGAATGGGATGGTTCAATTTTTATACCAAAATCACTTACCTAGAAGTTCAGATAGATTTATTGGTGGTCAAAATTGGGGTTGGGGTGCTTACTTGACAAATTTACTCACCAATCCAATGAAAATCGGTTCTATTTATAAATTCAGCATGAAAGTTTATCTTCAGAAAAATGCCCAAAATCCTATCAATCTCGAGTCCCATATTGGGGTGTATTTTTCATTGGATCCTCCTGAGGAAATTAAAAATGATCTCATGCGCGTTCCTAAATTTTTTTATGATACGGTAAAAGTTAACGAATGGACAGAAATTGTTTTTTATCTGAAGGCTCAATGTCCATTAAAGTATGTAACGATTGGTGCATTTAAAGATGATAGGTTTCCTCAGAAACATAATATTAAGAATTTTTCTCATGATGATTATCCTTATTATTATATTGATGAAGTGTCTTTGATAGAATTGGATTCCAATGCAAAGTTAGATAGTATTGAAGTAACGCCATTCTGTAAATATTATAAGGAATTTGCAAAAAGAAATATCAGTGAAAGTAAATGGACATTTCATTTCGAATCCAATAAGAAGGAATTATCTAATGATGACCACCATAAATTGGATGCAATCTTTCAAGATAATCCATTGAATGCAACTTATTGCTATTTGATCAATGGGCATACAGATAATTCTGGAAATGAAAATGAATTGTTGTCTCAAGATAGAGCAATGAGTGTCAAGTATTATTTAATGGATAAATTTCAAATTCCTGAATTCAATTTATTTATTAATGCTTATGGAAGTAATAAACCCATTTCTGACAATAATACTAATGTTGGAAGAAAAGCTAACAGAAGGGTTGAACTGGTTAGATTAAATTTAGATGTAAGTTCAGCAATATATAGAAAAGCACTGATGAGTTTGAACCAAAATGATATTCCTACAGCAGTTTCATATTTTAATAAATGGTTAATTAGTGTTAATGATGAACGCGCTATTTTATTTTTATTTGATCCTCACCTTGAGAAGTTGAAGTATCATTCAAGTTATCAAGACATATTGAAAAAAATTAAGAAGAAATATTCAATATACAATAAATCAGATGAGGCTTTTTACTTAGATTCTATTTATTGCTTAGATCAAAAATACAGGACTTTGTGCTTTGACCTAAAGGAAAATATTGGATATGTAGAGAATGATGATACTTTGTATAAATGCTCTTATAATCTTAAGCTAGATTATTTTGAAACTTATGATGCTCAAGTGAAGAAATTAGTATTTCCTAAAGGAAATCAAGATACAAATTTTCCAAAAATCAGGGATGTCGGATCCAGAGCAGTTCAAGGACTTATTAATATTTTATCACATTCTAATGACACTTTGTTTATAGAAAAGTATCTTCCTTTAATTGAACAGAATTGTATGATCGGTGAGTCATATTGGCATAATTATGCTCTATTATATGATAAAGTATTAATGCTTAAAAATTTGCCTCAACTATATGGGACGCAATATACTTTTATTGACAAGGAGAAGAGAAAATTAAAATTGTATCCCGTCTTAGATTTAGATGAGACCAATCGATTGAGATCGAATTTCGGAATGGGAATAATTAATAATGCAGATGAAATTTATTATTTAAGGGAAGTTAAAGAGTAG